The Rosa rugosa chromosome 1, drRosRugo1.1, whole genome shotgun sequence genomic sequence ATTACTATTGTTGAATAATGGAAAGTAATCAGGACATCTGGTACGAAAAACTTTCTAGCCTGCTACAATTCAGAAGTCTACTTTGGTTCTCTATTAACAAATACTGCTGTTAAAATGTGACAGGTTCACTGGCAAGAAACTCTTAGGGGCTATGTTGCAGGAATATTAACTACACAAAGAGTTCTTATAGTTTCAGCAGATCTAGATATACTGGCAGGAAGTTCTGCAAAATTTGATAAAGGACTTCCTTCAATATCCTTATTCAACATCTTGGTGTTAAGTTTATACTTTCCATATGTAATATTTGATTTGGTGAATTTTTTGGGATTACATTTTCTGTTTGAGTTCCCTTGACTTCTAATCACTTTAGATCACTTTTATGGGTTGGGCCTGCACTTCTCTTTTCTACTACCACTGCAGTTAGTGTGCTTGGTTGGGATGGGAAAGTGAGGACTATACTCTCTCTCAGTATGCCTTATGCAGGTATGCATTTTTTTTGCTGCTGGTCATGTGGGTGCATTGTTATCCTCTGAGTTCTGACTCATTATGATGTGTTTCTGTGCAGTTTTGGTTGGTGCGCTGAATGACCGGTTGTTGCTTGCTACCCCAACAGAAATAAATCCCAGACAAAAGAAGGGAGTTGAGATTAAGAGTTGTCTTGTTGGGCTCCTTGAACCTCTTCTTATTGGCTTTGCCACAATGCAAGAAAGATTTGAGCAGAAGCTTGACCTGCCAGAGATATTGTATCAAATAACATCAAGGTTTTTCTCATCTTCATAATCTATACACATGCTGCCATCTTTTGGAAATTGCTTTAAAAACTTCAACATCCTAATATCCTGTAGCTATGTAACATAATGTGTTGTCACGTCATGTTTCTTCTCTTGCACCTTAATGAATATGGGCACTTGAATGTGGTGTTACTTTCTGAATGAAGGTTTGACAGCCTGCGTATCACTCCAAGGTCTCTTGATATTCTGGCCAGAGGCTCTCCTGTTTGTGGAGATCTTTCTGTCTCATTATCTCAAGCAGGACCACAGTTCACACAGGTGAGTAGAAAACAATGTTTTGCTTATCAAATTTTGTTATCAGTGTGTTTTCTTTACTAAGCTTGTGGAATAACATAGGTATTGCGTGGTGTCTATGCTATCAAAGCTCTCCGCTTTTCTACTGCTTTATCTGTTTTAAAAGATGAATTTCTGCGCTCTAGAGATTATCCAAGGTGTCCTCCAACCTCTCATCTGTTCCACCGGTTCCGGCAGTTGGGCTATGCATGTATCAAGTATGCAACTATGACAATGTCCATTTTAAATTTTGTATTGTGCAAATGTTTTTTATGCTTAAAAAATTTGgtgtattttttcttttatgattTTCTCTGCCTTTTAAATTTTGTGTATTGTACTCTGACCTAACAAATGGTTGGTGACACATGCTTTTGGATTATCAGATATTTGCATATGTGCTGTAAGGATTCTACTGGTttcttgcatatatatattggcTTTTCTTGATGGTTCTACAAAACGTTTAACAAGGTCTcactgagaaaaaaaaaacaaaaaaaagaaatacacacacacacacacacacaggtaGCAAAATAAAATAACACAATTTTACGTCTGTTAGTTGACTGGCATCTCATCAGAACATCAAGTAGAATATGTTGGATGGAATAATTGTAAAGTATTTGGAAGTTGGCATGCCTTTTCATCAATTATGCAATTATAAGATGGATGAAATTGTTGGAAACAATGGTCTGCATACTCTTAAAGAATTTTGTAACAGTAATATAAAAGACTCTTTAATATCCAGGGTTCCAACTCATGGCTGAAGAACTACTGCATATCATGTTACTAGATTTTATTAAagctactcttttttttttttttttttttttccaactttAACTTCAGATAAAATTGCAGGTTTGGTCAGTTTGATAGTGCAAAAGAGACCTTTGAAGTCATAGCAGATTATGAAAGTATGCTCGATCTGTTTATATGCCACCTTAACCCCAGTGCCATGCGGCGTCTTGCTCAAAAATTGGAAGAAGATGGCACTGATTCAGAACTGAGGAGATACTGTGAGAGGATCTTAAGAGTGCGCTCTACTGGATGGACTCAAGGCATTTTTGCTAACTTTGCTGCTGAGAGTATGGTTCCGAAGGGTCCTGAATGGGGTGGTGGGAACTGGGAAATCAAAACCCCAACTAATATGAAGGCAATACCTCAATGGGAACTGGCTGCCGAGGTGATGCCATACATGAGGACTGATGACGGTGCCATTCCATCCATTATTGCTGATCATATTGGTGTTTACTTGGGTTCCATCAGAGGACGAGGCAACATTGTAGAAGTAAGGGAAGATAGCTTGGTCAAAGCTTTCAAACCCGCAGGTGGTGATAATAAGCCAAATGGTCTTCAAGACTCTTCAGTGACATCTACATCTAATATGTCCAAGGGAGTGCCTAGTGGTGGTTCATTGATGGGTCTTGAAACACTTACCAAACAAGTAGCCAGTTCCACTGCGGCAGATGAACAGGCTAAAGCTGAAGAAGAATTTAAGAAATCTATGTATGGTGCAGCTGATGGTAGCAGCAGTGATGAGGAGGGAACTTCAAAAACTAAAAGGTTACAGATTCGGATAAGAGACAAGCCAATTGCTTCTACCACAGTGGATGTTGATAAGATCAAAGAAGCCACGAAGCAATTCAAACTTGGTGAGGGGTTGGCTCGCCCCAGCAGAACCAAGTCATTGACTGGATCCCAGGACCTAAGCCAGATGTTATCCCAACCGCCTCCAGCCAGTAGTGGTTTTCCAAATGCTCGTGTAGGTTCCGCCCCTGGTGATCTGTTTGGTATGGATGCACCAACACAACCTGCAACTGTATCACAGCAAGCTCCTGTACCAGGTGTGGGAATGACAGCTGGACCAATTCCAGAGGACTTTTTCCAAAATACCATACCGTCCTTCCAGGTTGCAGCCTCACTGCCCCCTCCTGGAACCTATCTTTCAAAGATGGATCAAGCCTCTCAGGGGGCTGAAAGAAATACGGAAACACTTAACCAGGTCAATGCACCCAAAGCCACTATAGATCTTCCTGATGGTGGTGTTCCCCCTCAAGCTACTCAACAGGGTGTTCCACTGGGGTCCTTTGGACTTCCTGATGGTGGGGTTCCACCACAAGCCCCAAGCCAGGCTGCTGTTCAACAGACTCAGATTCAGTCAGCTCAACCTCCAATATCCACTCAGCCTCTTGATCTAAGTGCCCTTGGCATTCCGAATTCTGCCGATAATGGAAAACCTACAGGGCAGCCTCCTTCACCACCTTCTGCTGTGCGTCCTGGACAGGTAAATAAACAAATGTGCATTTACACATGGATGCATAACCCTTCAATTCCCCACCATGCTAATTCTCTTTTATTTCATGGCTTTCCTCGCAACAGGTTCCCCGTGGAGCAGCCGCTCCTATATGCTTTAAGACTGGAGTATCCCACCTTGAGCAGAATCAACTTTCGGACGCATTATCCTGCTTCGATGAAGCTTTTCTTGCACTAGCGAAGGACAACTCTCGTGGAGCTGATATCAAAGCACAAGCGACCATCTGTGCTCAATATAAGATAGCAGTCACTCTTCTTCAGGTATAATAATTATCTTCAAGCTCTCAATAAAACAGATGGAATGAGTTCTTTGAGGCTGAACTCTGGGGATCACTTTACAGACCTTTTCTTGTACAAAGACACCATATGTGGGTTTGGATTAGGTTAAGTGCTACTGGTTGGCAAAGGCACTAAGAACTTTCTTTTGAATCAGCGCTAGATAACTCATCTCTTAATTTTGGATTTCATTGCAGGAAATTGGCCGGCTTCAGAGAGTCCATGGCCCTAGTGCAATTAGTGCAAAAGATGAGATGGCAAGACTAGCACGCCACCTGGGTTCTTTGCCTCTTCTGGCAAAGCACAGGATAAATTGTATTCGAACTGCCATTAAGAGGAATATGGAAGTGCAAAATTATGCTTATTCAAAACAGATGCTTGAGCTCCTACTGTCCAAAGCACCTCCAAGTAAGCAGGATGAGCTAAGGAGCTTGGTTGACATGTGTGTTCAAAGGGGTCTGTCCAACAAGTCCATTGATCCTCTTGAAGACCCTTCCCAGTTCTGTGCGGCCACACTTAGCCGTCTGTCAACCATTGGATACGATGTTTGTGACCTTTGTGGGGCTAAATTTTCGGCTCTCGCAACGCCTGGTTGCATTATATGCGGTATGGGAAGCATCAAAAGATCAGATGCACTTACAGGGCCGGGGCCTGTTCCTTCGCCGTTCGGTTGAGGTTTAAATCTCATCAATAGGGTTCTTTACCGTTTGGCTTGGGTTCCAAACATTGTAGAGGACCTGTGGACGTTTCGACCTTCCAAGTAGTTGGTGTTATATCAGAGGATGCTTTGCCGACAGACTGAGATGATACCACTGCCCATTAGGAGGTATATAATGTATCATATACCTGTGTatttgaggtttttttttttttttggtctgatgtGTATTTGAGTTTGATGTCATGCCTTTGTGATTATTTTATATTCCATGTAGTTATTCCCATTTTATTGTCAATTTCTCATAATCCACCCTTATATTGTCATAGCAAAATCATTGATATTCCCAGTTTTGTAATACTAATTTGTACCGACCTGGATATGAGGAAATGACAAATttattctttgttctttttggtGCAACTGGTTTGCAGTCTCATGTAAAGCTCATTGTTAAATATTTTACATCACCGAACATGattaaaatgactaaaatacCCATATCGGGTGCAGGCTCTTTCATGTTCATTACACGAAGGGGTAAGATAAAAAAGGAGAGCCGTCTCGCGCAGTCAAATATCACACTCTTCCCAGGACATGTGAGAATTCGGGGGCTCAAGGTGATGTGAATTCAGGATGTTTGAGATCAAATATACATTTAATAATTAGGGGGTTTAAGTTTGAATTATTTTTTCTAACATACCAATATAAAAGATTATTAAatgaacttaaaaaaaaataaaaattgcataGCATATAGATAAATGTGTTCCAATTAAAAAGCTTTTATGTACAATTGAGAATCCAGATTGAATTAGGGTTATGATGGCCCTCGACATTGTC encodes the following:
- the LOC133720439 gene encoding uncharacterized protein LOC133720439 — its product is MEWTTVQHLDLRHVARSTKPLQPHAAAFHPHQALVAVAIGNYIVEMDALTGSKIASIDIGIPVIRMAYSPTSGHSVIAIHEDGTIRSCDFDAEQTCVLHSPEKKLDQITPDTEVHLALTPLQPVVFFGFHKRMSVTVVGTVEGGRAPTKIKTDLKKPIVNLACHPRHPVLYVAYADGLIRAYNIHTYAVHYTLQIDNTIKLIGAGAFGFHPTLEWIFVGDRRGTLLAWDVSTERPSMIGITQVGSQPISSVSWLPMLRLLVTVTRDGTLQVWKTRVIINPNRPPMQANFFEPAAIESLDIPRILSQQGGEAAYPLPRIKTLEVHSKLNLAALLFINMTGGDNVKNRAAYTREGRKQLFAVLQGARGSSASVLKEKLSSLGSSGILAEHQLQAQLQEHHMKGRSHLTISDIARKAFLHSHFMEGHAKSAPISRLPLITIVDSKHHLKDAPVCQPFHLELNFFSKENRVLHYPVRAFCIDGSNLMAYNLSSGADSIYKRLHTSVPANVEYHPKYLFYSKRQRIFLVVYEFSGATNEVVLYFENTDSQAANSKCSTVKGRDAAFIGPNENQFAILDDDKTGLALHILPGKATPEANEKNLLADENQSMNTDTAAPRGPMQFMFESEVDRIFSTPIESTLMFASHGDQIGLAKLVQGYRLSNAGGHYIATTNEGRKSIKLKLDEIVLQVHWQETLRGYVAGILTTQRVLIVSADLDILAGSSAKFDKGLPSFRSLLWVGPALLFSTTTAVSVLGWDGKVRTILSLSMPYAVLVGALNDRLLLATPTEINPRQKKGVEIKSCLVGLLEPLLIGFATMQERFEQKLDLPEILYQITSRFDSLRITPRSLDILARGSPVCGDLSVSLSQAGPQFTQVLRGVYAIKALRFSTALSVLKDEFLRSRDYPRCPPTSHLFHRFRQLGYACIKFGQFDSAKETFEVIADYESMLDLFICHLNPSAMRRLAQKLEEDGTDSELRRYCERILRVRSTGWTQGIFANFAAESMVPKGPEWGGGNWEIKTPTNMKAIPQWELAAEVMPYMRTDDGAIPSIIADHIGVYLGSIRGRGNIVEVREDSLVKAFKPAGGDNKPNGLQDSSVTSTSNMSKGVPSGGSLMGLETLTKQVASSTAADEQAKAEEEFKKSMYGAADGSSSDEEGTSKTKRLQIRIRDKPIASTTVDVDKIKEATKQFKLGEGLARPSRTKSLTGSQDLSQMLSQPPPASSGFPNARVGSAPGDLFGMDAPTQPATVSQQAPVPGVGMTAGPIPEDFFQNTIPSFQVAASLPPPGTYLSKMDQASQGAERNTETLNQVNAPKATIDLPDGGVPPQATQQGVPLGSFGLPDGGVPPQAPSQAAVQQTQIQSAQPPISTQPLDLSALGIPNSADNGKPTGQPPSPPSAVRPGQVPRGAAAPICFKTGVSHLEQNQLSDALSCFDEAFLALAKDNSRGADIKAQATICAQYKIAVTLLQEIGRLQRVHGPSAISAKDEMARLARHLGSLPLLAKHRINCIRTAIKRNMEVQNYAYSKQMLELLLSKAPPSKQDELRSLVDMCVQRGLSNKSIDPLEDPSQFCAATLSRLSTIGYDVCDLCGAKFSALATPGCIICGMGSIKRSDALTGPGPVPSPFG